From Syntrophorhabdaceae bacterium:
AGCCCGTTATCTCGGGGTACCGATACCCCTTCTCAAGGCACCTCTCTATGGCCTCTTTGTCTTTATCGGAATAAAGGAAGAATTCGGACTGGTGAATGACGCCGTTCGGCCCGCTTAAGCGATGGAGGAAATCGAAAAGGTCCTCTATCTGCTGCGGCGTAAACGGCGGCCTTGATTGCTGCCCGTCTCTAAACGTTGTATCAGTAATGTAAATCTCCTCGGGCGGATCGATGAGTTCGATCTTGTGATCGAACTTAACCCTGCACATCTCGTCGTAGGGAAATATCTCCCGATAAAACTCAGGTGCATCAACGTCGATGAGCGGGTAGCTTGCACGTTTAGTGACATTCTTAAAGATAAAACCTTTGCCTTTCTCTTCCTTCTTCAAGCAGACCTCCGCTTGTCAGCGACCTTCTGTGATGTGCTTTATCTTCAGTTCGTTTAACTGCTTCTGTCCAACCTTCGAAGGAGCGCCGGTTAAAAGACAGGTGCCTTTCTGGGTTTTGGGGAATGGAATCACATCGCGAATACTTTCCAGCCCGAGAAGCATCATGAGTATCCGATCGAAACCGAAAGCTATGCCGCCGTGCGGCGGGGCGCCCATTTCCAGGGCCTCAAGCAAGAACCCGAACTTCTCCTCGGCCTCTTGCTCTTTGATATTGAGGAGCCGAAAAATTTCCCTCTGCTCGTCCATCCTGTGATTTCTGATACTCCCGCCGCCGATCTCCACACCGTTAAGCACCATATCGTAGGCATTGGCAAGGATCCCCCCATAATCGCCCTGATAACCTCTTATCGATTGCTTGGGCGACGTGAAAGGGTGGTGCCGGGCTACAAATCGTTTCTCCTCCTCACTGTATTCGAGAAGAGGGAAATCTATGACCCAGAGGAATTTGTCCTTGTCGCGGTCGATGAGATCAAACTTCTCACCAAGATGCAATCTCAACCTCCCCATAATATCGTTCACCTTGCCCCGCTTGTCTGCCATCATGAACAAAACATCTCCGGCCGAAAGTCCAAGTGTCGCCTCCATCCGGCTCTTTTCATCATCCTTCAAGTATTTCGCTATAGGCGATTGCAGGCCTTCCGTATCCTTGCGCATCCAGATGAGACCGCCCGCGCCCATGTCTTTGGCTGCATCCACAGTGGTGTCAAGGTCTTTTCTCGAAAGCGTTTTACCGGAGAGGACCATGGCCTTGATCACACCCCCTTCGGCGAGGGTCTTTTGAAACACACCGAACTCGGTATCTCTAAATATGTCGGTGATTTCAACGAGAGGCAGGCCGAAGCGCAGATCGGGCTTGTCCGTGCCGTAGCGCTCCGTGGCCTCGGTATAACTCATTCTCGGAAAAGGCACCTCGGGGGGATTCACCCCTTTTAACGCCTCATAGAGCGCAATGGCAAGGCCCTCGCTCAATCGCATCACATCCTCTCGTTCCACAAAACTCATTTCGATATCGATCTGGGTGAACTCAGGCTGCCTGTCGGCCCTCAGATCTTCGTCTCTGAAGCAACGGGCAATCTGAAAATACCGTTCAAAACCACCTATCATAAGCATCTGTTTGTAGAGCTGGGGCGACTGCGGCAGCGCATAAAACGTGCCCGCATTGAGCCGACTCGGAACAATGAAATCCCGCGCACCCTCGGGCGTGCTCTTGGTAAGAAAGGGGGTTTCAAATTCATAGAAACCCTGCACCGTGAGATAATCCCTCGTGGTCTTGTACGCCTTGCTCCTCTCGATAAAGATCTTCTTCATCTCAGGCCGACGCATATCCAGATACCGGTACTTAAGTCTGATGGACTCGCCGATGCCTTCTTCATCAAGCTGGAAAGGCAGAGGCTTACACGTATTGAGGACTTCAAAAGAGCGGACATATACCTCTATCTGGCCCGTAGGTATGTTGAGGTTCTCCGTCTCGGGAGGCCTTTTCTCGACCCTGCCGAGGATTTTCAAGACATATTCAGGCTTTATGTCTCCTGCCTTCTCATGAGCTTCTTTGGCTATCTCAGGGGAAAAGACAACCTGGACCACACCCGTGACATCACGCAGATCGACAAAAATGAGGCCTCCATGGTCCCTCCTTCTGAAAACCCAGCCTGAGAGCGCCAATTCCTTCCCGATGTCATCCTTTGTCACAAATCCGCAGTATTTATCTCTCACTCTCTACCCCTTTCAAAAAAGTCTATAATTATATATGGTTTAGCCCCTACAAGTCAAGGCCCGTATTAAAGCCGATGCTCGACTCCCTTAATGATCCTTGATTTTTTTCATGCGGCCAATTTAGAATGGTTCTATATACTCTGACCGGCTCGGCGTATCCTGGAGCACGCCCAAACACGCACTATTGGTGCCGGCTAGACCGTTCGTTGCAGGGATCGTGCACCACGGACATTTTCCTCGGGATCGCGCTCAGGGCTTTCAATCAAGAAGGAGGACCGCCATGGCAAGACAGGGACGAAAGATCAGGTGGGGCATACTCGGCTACGCCAGGATAGCGCGGATGAACGTCATTCCCGCCATCCTCAGATCGTCCAATGCTGAGTTCTACGCTCTTGCATCACGCGAGACGGCAAAACTTGAGGAATGTGCCAAGGCCTATCCGGTTGCACGAACCTATGAAGGCTACGACCTGTTGCTCGATGATCCGCATGTCGAAGCCGTATATATCCCGCTGCCAAACGCCCTTCACAAGGAATGGACCATAAAGGCCGCCCGAAAGGGAAAACATGTGCTCTGTGAAAAACCCGTGGCGCTCAAGGTCTCCGAGTGCGAAGAGATGATCCGCGTCTGCAAGGAGCAGCACGTAAAATTCATGGAAGCCTTCATGTATCGCTACACTGACCGCGTAAGAAAAGCGGAGCAGGTCCTTGCGAGCGGAGAATTAGGTGAAATAAAGTATATCAATTCGTGCTTCAGGTTTCTTCTTCTCAATCCTGCTTCAATAAAACTGATTCCCCGCCTGGGAGGCGGTTCTTTGTACGACGTAGGCTGCTACCCCGTCAACTTCATCGGCATGATAACCGGTGAGGATCCTCAATCCGTTGCGGCCTCCTCCGTTCAAGACTGTGGTGTTGACGTGATGCTTTCTGCGGTTCTTACGTATCGCTCTGGCATCATTGCCACGCTCCACTGCGGATTCAACGCATACCAGAGCATATACTCCGAAATTGTCGGTACAAAAGGGGCGCTTCAAGTCCCTGATACGTTCCTCGATGACCCCGGGTATATCACACTGAGAACGGATTCGGGCACTCGCAAAATACGCGTGGCAAGAAGCGACCGCTACAGGCACGAAATTGAAGATTTTTCCCGGGCGATTGCACACGGCGGCGAACCCCGGTTGAGTCAGGATGAGACCAGACGAAACGCCGCCGTGATAGACAAAATTTACGGGGCGATCAAATAGAGTTATGGGAACCGAAAGTATGATGCAGCATTGTGGTAACAGATGTCTCTAACCATACCGCCAAGAAGCTCCAAATCGTTTGGAGCCTCCCCGTCTTCTACCCACTCTCCGATCAAATTGCACAGGATCCTTCTGAAATATTCGTGGCGGGCGTAGGACATGAAGCTCCTCGAGTCTGTAAGCATACCCACAAATCTGCTCAAAAGCCCAAGGTTGGCAAGAGCGGTTATCTGGCGGACCATACCGTCTTTCTGATCGTTAAACCACCAGGCTGAGCCAAACTGCAGCTTGCCGGGTATATTCCCACCTTGAAAGCAGCCTATGATACACGCCAGCATCTCGTTGTCCCTTGGGTTAAGACAGTAGAGTATGGTTCTCGGCAACTCATCCGTGTAATCGAGTGCGTCGAGCACCCCGGTTAGGTCTTCTGCGAAACTGAAGTCCCCTATGGCGTCAAAGCCCGTATCAGGCCCTAAAACCCTCATCATCCGCCTGTTCGTATTTCGTATGGCGCCCATATGCATCTGCATGACCCAACCTTTCTTTGCATATTCTCTGCCCACAAACAGGACGAGATACGTTTTGTACTTTTTCACTTCTATCTCAGTGAGCGCTTGACCCCGAAGCGCCTTATCAAAGGCGTGGGCGGCCTCTTTTTCGGAACTCTCAGTATACACTACAGGATCAAGCGCATGGTCGGCTGCCCTGCATCCTGCGTCGTGGAAGAACTGGATTTGTTTGACCAGGGCCCCTTGCAAAGTGCCAAAATCATTGATGCTCACCTTTGCCGCACTCTCCAGTTTTGCCAGGTACTCGCGAAAACCGTCTTTCTCTATGCCTAAGGCCTTATC
This genomic window contains:
- the aspS gene encoding aspartate--tRNA ligase; its protein translation is MRDKYCGFVTKDDIGKELALSGWVFRRRDHGGLIFVDLRDVTGVVQVVFSPEIAKEAHEKAGDIKPEYVLKILGRVEKRPPETENLNIPTGQIEVYVRSFEVLNTCKPLPFQLDEEGIGESIRLKYRYLDMRRPEMKKIFIERSKAYKTTRDYLTVQGFYEFETPFLTKSTPEGARDFIVPSRLNAGTFYALPQSPQLYKQMLMIGGFERYFQIARCFRDEDLRADRQPEFTQIDIEMSFVEREDVMRLSEGLAIALYEALKGVNPPEVPFPRMSYTEATERYGTDKPDLRFGLPLVEITDIFRDTEFGVFQKTLAEGGVIKAMVLSGKTLSRKDLDTTVDAAKDMGAGGLIWMRKDTEGLQSPIAKYLKDDEKSRMEATLGLSAGDVLFMMADKRGKVNDIMGRLRLHLGEKFDLIDRDKDKFLWVIDFPLLEYSEEEKRFVARHHPFTSPKQSIRGYQGDYGGILANAYDMVLNGVEIGGGSIRNHRMDEQREIFRLLNIKEQEAEEKFGFLLEALEMGAPPHGGIAFGFDRILMMLLGLESIRDVIPFPKTQKGTCLLTGAPSKVGQKQLNELKIKHITEGR
- a CDS encoding Gfo/Idh/MocA family oxidoreductase, producing the protein MARQGRKIRWGILGYARIARMNVIPAILRSSNAEFYALASRETAKLEECAKAYPVARTYEGYDLLLDDPHVEAVYIPLPNALHKEWTIKAARKGKHVLCEKPVALKVSECEEMIRVCKEQHVKFMEAFMYRYTDRVRKAEQVLASGELGEIKYINSCFRFLLLNPASIKLIPRLGGGSLYDVGCYPVNFIGMITGEDPQSVAASSVQDCGVDVMLSAVLTYRSGIIATLHCGFNAYQSIYSEIVGTKGALQVPDTFLDDPGYITLRTDSGTRKIRVARSDRYRHEIEDFSRAIAHGGEPRLSQDETRRNAAVIDKIYGAIK
- the uxaC gene encoding glucuronate isomerase — translated: MKAFMDENFLLNNKTAEALYHDHAKDMPIIDYHCHLNPREIAEDKKYRNIAELWLGGDHYKWRAMRSNGVEERCITGDASDKEKFLSWAYTIPRCIGNPLYHWTHLELKRYFAIDTLLSPETAEEIWERCNEVLTSGRLSARDLIRRSRVKVICTTDDPADALEYHRAIALDERFDVKVFPAFRPDKALGIEKDGFREYLAKLESAAKVSINDFGTLQGALVKQIQFFHDAGCRAADHALDPVVYTESSEKEAAHAFDKALRGQALTEIEVKKYKTYLVLFVGREYAKKGWVMQMHMGAIRNTNRRMMRVLGPDTGFDAIGDFSFAEDLTGVLDALDYTDELPRTILYCLNPRDNEMLACIIGCFQGGNIPGKLQFGSAWWFNDQKDGMVRQITALANLGLLSRFVGMLTDSRSFMSYARHEYFRRILCNLIGEWVEDGEAPNDLELLGGMVRDICYHNAASYFRFP